One stretch of Gadus macrocephalus chromosome 12, ASM3116895v1 DNA includes these proteins:
- the LOC132469932 gene encoding spidroin-2-like: MVHSGANAPLMPTTPSASPLLAVSAQPLHSTHTDEGLTEPSGDLITSSSDATEAPQVKPAPNDHPESGPGSALSPDQFQAAGNGRSSGRKRTPKACDCCGPNGKGHNVTPTPSRGGRGRGRPRGRGRGRPRGRGSYNGDTPKGTGRGHLTRIKTFELNDDDEDDDEDEDSDKYDVAEGTGVDGQSDTYLLDLPGESVWQDGPMKSLVSKEIRSDSQEKGSALVVRGGRGQRRGRGAAGLRGARGRGAVGRRGRGASVGRTLENTGNIEGGRGGGGGELEGSGVVIAGAACVAAQKVFAPAGADGPASPGSTAVRQVPEEMEQGESPASDLLPSSSTNGNGVHFSEDGEARESKANADAGTDAGADAGSLDGGVGAPEKGAAAAPAVSEGSAAAPPGDQDSAMQVDPSAQASDPTSSSTPPPPPDSDPAAVAAAAAAVVEMADPGGSPAHTETPAFHTARSPAPSLESIAVQSGPHGWGLWDHRQYCLQGTWGPGDQVPTEAGALQIGPQTSEADCTELLTEMLHEFLEGFFLKYGSFIPLSETDVLEHLKTKTNMDLSKRKLDIPGEIRRFKAGLASAPVAGFMVTYNKHTLSLEDLGTLEEQNWVNDQVINMYGELIMEATQSKVHFFNSFFHKQLVAKGYDGVKRWTKKVDLFSKWLLLVPIHLEIHWSLITVNTATKTISYYDSQGVVFKHTIDNIMKYLQSEALEKKQTNYQKGWRMLIIRGIPQQKNDSDCGVFVLEYCRRLSMKEPLHFSQEDMPHIRKRIYKELCDYRLND, encoded by the exons ATGGTTCACAGCGGTGCCAATGCCCCTCTCATGCCCACAACTCCGTCCGCTTCACCTCTTCTGGCAGTCAGTGCACAGCCTCTACATTCAACTCACACAGATGAAGGCCTCACAGAGCCCTCCGGCGATCTGATAACCTCAAGCTCAGACGCCACCGAGGCTCCTCAGGTCAAACCGGCCCCCAATGACCATCCAGAGTCAGGTCCAGGATCAGCTCTGAGCCCCGACCAGTTCCAGGCTGCCGGGAACGGACGATCTTCAGGCAGGAAGCGGACCCCGAAGGCCTGTGACTGCTGCGGTCCCAACGGCAAAGGACACAATGTCACGCCCACGCCAAGCAGGGGAGGGCGGGGTCGCGGGCGGCCCAGAGGAAGGGGTCGGGGCAGGCCCAGAGGCAGGGGGAGCTACAACGGGGACACCCCCAAAGGCACGGGGAGGGGTCATCTGACAAGGATTAAGACTTTTGAactgaatgatgatgatgaggatgatgatgaggacgaGGACAGTGATAAATATGATGTGGCTGAAGGGACCGGGGTCGACGGCCAGTCGGACACTTATTTATTAGATCTGCCAGGTGAAAGCGTTTGGCAGGATGGACCAATGAAAAGCCTTGTCTCCAAAGAGATTAGGAGTGACTCCCAAGAGAAAGGGTCGGCCCTGGTGGTGCGGGGGGGCCGAGGTCAGcgaagggggaggggagcggCTGGCCTGAGAGGAGCCAGGGGTAGGGGGGcagtagggaggagggggagaggtgccAGCGTCGGCAGGACGTTGGAGAATACAGGGAACATCGAAggaggtcgaggaggaggaggcggggagcTGGAGGGCAGTGGGGTGGTCATCGCGGGAGCAGCTTGTGTTGCTGCCCAGAAGGTCTTTGCTCCTGCTGGAGCGGACGGCCCGGCCAGCCCTGGATCCACGGCCGTGCGCCAGGTGCCcgaggagatggagcaggggGAGAGCCCCGCGTCAGACCTACTTCCCTCTAGTTCCACAAACGGGAACGGCGTTCATTTCTCCGAAGATGgggaagcgagagagagcaaggcaaACGCGGACGCAGGCACGGACGCAGGCGCGGACGCAGGCTCGCTCGACGGCGGCGTCGGCGCGCCCGAGAAGGGAGCCGCCGCGGCCCCGGCCGTCTCGGAGGgctccgccgccgccccccccggggACCAGGACTCCGCCATGCAGGTGGACCCATCGGCACAAGCCAGCGACCCCACGTCCAGCAGcacgccgccgccaccccctGACAGCGacccggcggcggtggcggcggcggcggcggcggtggtggagatggCGGACCCGGGCGGCAGCCCCGCCCACACAGAGACGCCCGCGTTCCACACGGCCCGGTCGCCGGCGCCTTCGCTGGAGTCCATCGCCGTGCAGAGCGGCCCCCATGGCTGGGGTCTGTGGGACCACAGGCAGTACTGTCTGCAGGGCACCTGGGGGCCGGGGGACCAGGTCCCCACGGAGGCGGGTGCGCTGCAGATCGGACCGCAGACATCCGAGGCGGACTGCACAGAGCTGCTCACGGAGATGCTTCACG AGTTCTTGGAGGGCTTCTTCTTGAAGTATGGGAGCTTCATTCCTCTTAGCGAGACGGACGTTCTGGAACACCTGAAGACGAAAACCAACATGGACCTCAGTAAAAG GAAGCTGGACATTCCGGGGGAGATAAGACGGTTCAAGGCAGGGCTGGCGTCTGCCCCGGTGGCGGGCTTCATGGTGACGTATAACAAGCACACCCTGAGCCTGGAGGACCTGGGTACGCTGGAGGAGCAGAACTGGGTCAACGACCAG GTTATCAACATGTATGGGGAACTCATTATGGAAGCCACCCAGAGTAAG GTCCATTTTTTCAATAGTTTCTTCCACAAGCAACTTGTTGCCAAGGGCTACGACGGAGTTAAGAGGTGGACCAAAAAA GTAGACCTGTTCTCCAAGTGGTTGCTGTTGGTGCCCATTCATCTAGAGATTCACTGGTCCCTTATCACCGTCAACACGGCAACCAAAACAATTAGTTACTATGACAGCCAGGGTGTCGTGTTCAAACACACCATCGAC AACATTATGAAGTACCTCCAGTCTGAAGCCCTGGAGAAGAAGCAGACCAACTACCAGAAAGGCTGGAGGATGCTCATCATCCGG GGCATTCCTCAGCAGAAGAACGACAGCGACTGTGGTGTCTTTGTGTTGGAG TACTGCCGGCGTCTGTCCATGAAGGAGCCGCTGCACTTCAGTCAGGAGGACATGCCTCATATCCGCAAGAGGATCTACAAGGAGCTGTGTGATTACCGACTGAATGACTGA
- the ttc4 gene encoding tetratricopeptide repeat protein 4 isoform X2: MTSADDSDDDWDEFMDKFTKERYKNGFSEGNWEEEMEKIPLFMTKAPEEIDPKTHPQLACLQALIHDEDRTPEEKAVSLKNEGNAYFQEKKYEKAVVAYTEGLKANWEDQVNNTVLLTNRAAAQYYLGNMRSALKDSCAALKIKPDHLKALIRGAQCCMEIRSFPEAIRWCDRGLKMHPGDKKLTELRSAADKHKREAERDARKAMAKEKKEQGERQRLLSAMTERGIKLRLPKRRGSEDEDEEQGQGPALDQLTQDATGARVFLDDQGALNWPVLLLYPEHQQSDFISAFCEASCFIDHLAVMFGEELPPWDKDRKYLPQNLQLFFEDEEMEVLYQVVPDMSLLKVLQHKRFFVKAGSPSFIVLVQGSPFSKKYLSEKTLKRW, from the exons ATGACTTCGGCCGACGACAGCGATGATGACTGGGATGAGTTTATGGACAAATTTACGAAAGAAAGATACAAAAATGGTTTTAGCGAAGGCAATTGGGAAGAG GAGATGGAGAAAATACCATTGTTCATGACGAAAGCCCCAGAAGAAATTGACCCTAAAACGCATCCGCAATTGGCTTGTCTTCAGGCCCTTATCCACGATGAAGACAGGACTCCCGAGG AAAAAGCAGTCAGTCTGAAAAATGAAGGAAACGCATATTTTCAAGAGAAAAAATATGAAAAGGCAGTGGTGGCATACACAGAAGGTTTGAAGGCGAACTGGGAAGACCAGGTCAACAACACTGTTCTACTCACCAATCGAGCTGCTGCACAATATTATCTCG GTAACATGCGCTCTGCCTTGAAAGATTCATGTGCTGCACTGAAGATCAAACCAGACCATCTTAAAGCATTGATCAGAG GAGCTCAGTGTTGCATGGAGATTCGTAGCTTTCCAGAGGCCATCCGGTGGTGCGACAGGGGGCTCAAGATGCACCCTGGTGATAAAAAGCTAACAGAGTTGAGGTCGGCAGCAGACAAACACAAG agagaggcagagagggatgCCCGGAAGGCAATggccaaagaaaaaaaggagCAAGGCGAAAGACAAAGACTACTATCAGCCATGACA GAGCGCGGCATCAAGCTCCGCCTGCCAAAGAGGCGTGGCTCTgaagacgaggacgaggagcaggGTCAGGGGCCAGCTCTGGACCAACTCACCCAGGACGCCACCGGGGCCCGCGTGTTCCTGGACGACCAGGGCGCCCTGAACTggcccgtcctcctcctctacccaGAACACCAGCAAAGTGACTTCATATCAGCCTTTTGCGAGGCCTCATG CTTCATAGACCACTTGGCAGTGATGTTCGGCGAGGAACTTCCCCCGTGGGACAAAGACAGGAAGTACCTCCCTCAAAACCTGCAG TTGTTCTTTGAagatgaggagatggaggtctTGTACCAGGTGGTACCAGACATGTCTCTTTTGAAAGTGTTGCAGCATAAAAG ATTTTTTGTAAAAGCCGGCTCCCCCAGCTTTATTGTATTGGTCCAAGGATCGCCCTTCTCCAAAAAGTATTTatcagagaagacactaaagcgTTGGTGA
- the pars2 gene encoding probable proline--tRNA ligase, mitochondrial, with protein MEPLLHQLGQRLIRCAHRTLICRKYTHGNGNGADHPSTGSSHTTPVLLVSRLYQPANLREVGQESRQAGEMTCKSQRLMQQAGLIHPSNPGCYYYLPATVRAMEKLVRLIDQEMQGIGGQKLDMPSLCSAELWRSSERWDLMGKELFRLQDRHGVDYCLGPTHEEAVTTLVAHQASLSYRQLPILLYQITRKFRDEPKPRFGLLRGREFYMKDMYSFDVSEEAARHTYDSVCQAYGRLFSRLGLRCLRVQADAGNIGGTLSHEFQLPADIGEDRLLVCGGCSFAANEETLAPGETDCPRCPAGPLAESKGIEVGHTFYLGAKYSRVFNATFSNHQNRPVVSEMGCYGLGVTRILAAAVEVMSTEEAIRWPGLLAPYQVCVVPPKKGSKGSEEGAAQTEGLVHALQGGLPRLRGEVVLDDRTQMTIGRRLKDAVRLGYPYVVVVGQGAQEETPRFEVICQQTDETMFLSKDQLVDLLGRVETV; from the exons ATGGAGCCCTTACTGCACCAGCTCGGACAGAGACTCATTCGCTGTGCACACCGAACCCTAATTTGTAGAAAGTATACACACGGGAATGGAAACGGCGCAGATCATCCTTCAACTGGGTCCTCACACACGACGCCCGTCCTGCTCGTCTCTCGTCTGTACCAGCCCGCAAACCTACGCGAAGTAGGCCAAGAGAGTCGACAAGCGGGAGAGATGACCTGCAAGAGTCAGCGGTTGATGCAGCAGGCGGGACTCATCCACCCGTCCAATCCTGGTTGCTACTACTACCTCCCGGCTACTGTGCGCGCCATGGAAAAGTTG GTGCGGCTAATTGATCAAGAGATGCAGGGCATCGGTGGTCAGAAGCTGGACATGCCCAGCCTGTGCTCGGCCGAGCTGTGGAGGTCCAGCGAGCGCTGGGACCTGATGGGCAAGGAGCTGTTCCGCCTTCAGGACCGCCATGGGGTAGACTACTGCCTGGGCCCCACACACGAGGAGGCTGTGACCACCCTGGTCGCCCACCAGGCTAGCCTGTCCTACCGACAGCTCCCTATACTTCTCTACCAG ATCACCCGCAAGTTCCGGGACGAGCCCAAGCCGCGCTTCGGCCTGCTGCGGGGCCGGGAGTTCTACATGAAGGACATGTACTCCTTCGACGTCAGCGAGGAGGCGGCGCGCCACACCTACGACTCGGTGTGCCAGGCCTACGGCAGGCTGTTCTCCCGCCTGGGCCTGCGCTGCCTGCGGGTGCAGGCCGACGCGGGGAACATCGGCGGCACGCTCTCCCACGAGTTCCAGCTGCCGGCCGACATCGGCGAGGACCGGCTGCTGGTCTGCGGCGGCTGCTCCTTCGCCGCCAACGAGGAAACCCTCGCGCCCGGCGAGACGGACTGCCCGCGGTGCCCCGCCGGCCCACTGGCCGAGTCCAAGGGGATAGAGGTGGGGCACACCTTTTACCTGGGCGCCAAGTACTCCCGGGTATTCAACGCCACCTTCAGCAACCACCAGAACCGGCCCGTGGTGAGTGAAATGGGCTGCTACGGCCTGGGCGTGACGCGCATCCTGGCGGCGGCCGTGGAGGTGATGTCCACGGAGGAGGCCATCCGCTGGCCCGGGCTGCTGGCGCCGTACCAGGTGTGCGTCGTACCGCCCAAGAAGGGGAGCAAGGGGTCCGAGGAGGGAGCGGCTCAAACGGAGGGACTGGTGCACGCGCTGCAAGGGGGGCTGCCCCGTctgaggggggaggtggtgctggACGACCGCACCCAGATGACCATCGGCAGGAGGCTGAAGGACGCCGTGCGGCTGGGCTACCCGTACGTGGTGGTGGTCGGGCAGGGCGCCCAAGAGGAGACGCCGCGGTTTGAGGTGATCTGTCAGCAAACGGACGAGACTATGTTTCTCAGTAAAGACCAACTGGTTGATCTTCTGGGCAGGGTGGAAACTGTATGA
- the dnai4 gene encoding dynein axonemal intermediate chain 4 isoform X1 → MSTSASMLKKRRPSLKVTSLNDSKASDKGSLQTPRPTVKVLDEKGEDVTPKLLFQPDPGSIQIKHKNILANDASAGTSSDFLSTLFQSTANTSFSMPFNRSFLGSSTVSRSSQSTMESLTEDIEDPASKRDIHITHLECHGKREEVKEEWSEDMLDDIVDCYITETDTITLLEMPGVSVSVDAEDADAVRERNRIYAELCQNRIGNDKYMDRSMQTFNGVSKTKKTQTDKVNMVDAASMATVWDLYDSFCGGDQEGTLPAEDPMVDKLGFPEAAMGAQGEPEKTPSLVNTCSFASTASSRMETEIFLVRVEDEPDPALILNSESFRHSLLVMERTVLANIYQPRLAAYRQLPALVPALELNDEPEQDGGVAKPKIKVPSGEERIESPLPPVLELLWGFSCDLTTGHEVSCMAWNKKCQDLLAVGYSHSKDSKEGLVCCWSLKNITWPECVFRSQSSVTALDFSASRPNLLAVGLQDGCIALYNLSSPEKSPGTSENVHKHVWPLQQLRWTYQEQGFSREEKQEVLISVSGDGLVSQWTQHKRLDCTDLMQLKRTAVEKKRVGEKERNQDIFISKLTPGLCFDFHPVESSLYLVGTEEGNIHACSSSNHEQYLETYQAHTQPVHRVTWSPFSTDVFLSCSSDWSIRLWRRGINKSVLDLTSTYSGVYDVAWSPRRATVFAAVKQGQVEVWDLGSSILDPLIVYSAQPGSNLTSVLFTANTDGLLVGDSTGMVSVYQLQNITMGEDTQEDTLEDIINSSLAKQL, encoded by the exons ATGTCCACCTCCGCAAGCATGTTGAAGAAACGTAGGCCTTCTCTGAAGGTTACGTC TTTGAATGACAGCAAGGCCTCAGACAAAGGTTCTCTGCAAACCCCAAGACCAACTGTCAAG GTGCTTGATGAAAAGGGCGAGGATGTCACCCCTAAGCTCCTCTTCCAACCCGACCCAGGGTCCATCCAGATCAAACACAAGAACATCTTGGCCAACGATGCTTCTGCTGGCACCTCGTCCGATTTCCTCTCAACTCTATTCCAGTCAACCGCCAACACAAGTTTCTCGATGCCCTTCAACAG GTCCTTCCTTGGCAGCAGCACAGTATCCAGATCAAGCCAGTCCACCATGGAGTCCCTAACTGAAGACATTGAGGATCCTGCCTCAAAAAGAGACATTCATATTACCCACTTAG AGTGCCACGGGAaaagggaggaggtgaaggaggagtgGAGCGAAGACATGCTGGACGACATTGTTGACTGCTACATCACGGAGACAGACACCATCACACTCTTGGAAATGCCTGGCGTCTCTGTGTCGGTGGATGCAGAGGATGCAGATGCTGTTAG AGAAAGAAACCGCATCTATGCTGAGCTCTGCCAGAACAGGATTGGCAATGATAAGTACATGGATCGGTCGATGCAGACGTTCAACGGAGTGTCTAAGACCAAGAAGACCCAGACTGACAAAGTCAACATGGTGGATGCAG CATCCATGGCAACCGTCTGGGACCTGTACGACTCCTTCTGCGGTGGTGATCAGGAGGGGACCCTGCCCGCTGAGGACCCCATGGTGGACAAGCTGGGCTTCCCAGAGGCTGCGATGGGGGCCCAGGGGGAACCAGAGAAGACCCCGTCACTGGTCAACACCTGCAGCTTTG cCAGCACGGCCAGCTCACggatggagacagagatatTCCTGGTGCGGGTGGAGGACGAGCCAGACCCGGCGCTAATCCTGAACTCTGAGAGCTTCCGGCACAGCCTGCTGGTCATGGAGAGGACCGTCCTGGCAAACATCTACCAGCCAAGGCTGGCCGCATACAGACAGCTACCTGCACTCGTACCTGCACTGGAACTGAATGATGAACCTG AACAAGACGGAGGTGTGGCAAAGCCCAAGATAAAGGTCCCTAGTGGGGAGGAGAGAATAGAGAGCCCCCTGCCTCCAGTGCTGGAGCTGCTCTGGGGCTTCAGCTGTGACCTCACCACCGGACACGAGGTCAGCTGCATGGCCTGGAACAAGAAGTGTCAG GACCTCCTGGCTGTGGGCTACAGTCACTCCAAAGACAGCAAGGAAGGGCTGGTGTGTTGCTGGTCCCTCAAAAACATCACA TGGCCCGAGTGTGTTTTCCGGAGCCAGAGCAGCGTGACTGCCCTGGACTTCTCGGCCAGTAGGCCCAACCTGCTGGCCGTGGGGCTGCAGGACGGCTGCATCGCCCTGTACAACCTCAGCAGCCCAGAGAAGAGCCCAGGCACAAG tgaaAACGTCCATAAGCACGTGTGGCCCCTGCAGCAGCTGCGCTGGACGTACCAGGAGCAGGGCTTCTCcagggaggagaagcaggaggtcCTCATCTCTGTGTCTGGGGACGGCCTGGTCAGCCAGTGGACCCAGCACAAAAGGCTTGATTGCACAG ACCTGATGCAGCTAAAGAGGACGGCTGTGGAGAAGAAGAGAgttggggagaaggagaggaaccaAGACATATTCATATCCAAACTCACTCCCGGACTTTGCTTTGACTTCCATCCTGTG GAATCCAGCCTCTACCTTGTGGGCACCGAGGAGGGCAACATCCATGCATGCTCAAGCTCCAACCACGAGCAGTATCTGGAGACCTACCAGGCACACACG CAACCCGTGCACCGAGTCACATGGTCCCCCTTCAGCACCGACGTCTTCCTCAGCTgctcttctgattggtccatcCGGCTGTGGAGGCGGGGCATTAACAAGTCGGTGCTggacctcacctccacctacaGCGGCGTCTACGACGTAGCGTGGTCGCCCAGGCGGGCCACCGTGTTTGCTGCCGTCAAGCAGGggcaggtggaggtgtgggACCTGGGATCCAGCAT CCTGGACCCCCTTATCGTGTACTCGGCTCAGCCAGGGTCCAATCTGACGTCCGTGCTGTTCACCGCCAACACCGATGGGCTCTTGGTGGGGGACAGCACCGGGATGGTCAGCGTGTACCAGCTGCAGAACATCACCATGGGAGAAGACACTCAG GAGGACACTTTGGAAGACATCATTAACTCTTCTCTGGCGAAGCAGCTGTGA
- the ttc4 gene encoding tetratricopeptide repeat protein 4 isoform X1, whose translation MVVRSSSVTDSKQVATPGELPQSLSKMTSADDSDDDWDEFMDKFTKERYKNGFSEGNWEEEMEKIPLFMTKAPEEIDPKTHPQLACLQALIHDEDRTPEEKAVSLKNEGNAYFQEKKYEKAVVAYTEGLKANWEDQVNNTVLLTNRAAAQYYLGNMRSALKDSCAALKIKPDHLKALIRGAQCCMEIRSFPEAIRWCDRGLKMHPGDKKLTELRSAADKHKREAERDARKAMAKEKKEQGERQRLLSAMTERGIKLRLPKRRGSEDEDEEQGQGPALDQLTQDATGARVFLDDQGALNWPVLLLYPEHQQSDFISAFCEASCFIDHLAVMFGEELPPWDKDRKYLPQNLQLFFEDEEMEVLYQVVPDMSLLKVLQHKRFFVKAGSPSFIVLVQGSPFSKKYLSEKTLKRW comes from the exons ATGGTAGTGCGCTCATCGTCTGTCACCGATAGTAAACAAGTAGCAACCCCTGGAGAACTCCCTCAGTCCCTGTCAA AGATGACTTCGGCCGACGACAGCGATGATGACTGGGATGAGTTTATGGACAAATTTACGAAAGAAAGATACAAAAATGGTTTTAGCGAAGGCAATTGGGAAGAG GAGATGGAGAAAATACCATTGTTCATGACGAAAGCCCCAGAAGAAATTGACCCTAAAACGCATCCGCAATTGGCTTGTCTTCAGGCCCTTATCCACGATGAAGACAGGACTCCCGAGG AAAAAGCAGTCAGTCTGAAAAATGAAGGAAACGCATATTTTCAAGAGAAAAAATATGAAAAGGCAGTGGTGGCATACACAGAAGGTTTGAAGGCGAACTGGGAAGACCAGGTCAACAACACTGTTCTACTCACCAATCGAGCTGCTGCACAATATTATCTCG GTAACATGCGCTCTGCCTTGAAAGATTCATGTGCTGCACTGAAGATCAAACCAGACCATCTTAAAGCATTGATCAGAG GAGCTCAGTGTTGCATGGAGATTCGTAGCTTTCCAGAGGCCATCCGGTGGTGCGACAGGGGGCTCAAGATGCACCCTGGTGATAAAAAGCTAACAGAGTTGAGGTCGGCAGCAGACAAACACAAG agagaggcagagagggatgCCCGGAAGGCAATggccaaagaaaaaaaggagCAAGGCGAAAGACAAAGACTACTATCAGCCATGACA GAGCGCGGCATCAAGCTCCGCCTGCCAAAGAGGCGTGGCTCTgaagacgaggacgaggagcaggGTCAGGGGCCAGCTCTGGACCAACTCACCCAGGACGCCACCGGGGCCCGCGTGTTCCTGGACGACCAGGGCGCCCTGAACTggcccgtcctcctcctctacccaGAACACCAGCAAAGTGACTTCATATCAGCCTTTTGCGAGGCCTCATG CTTCATAGACCACTTGGCAGTGATGTTCGGCGAGGAACTTCCCCCGTGGGACAAAGACAGGAAGTACCTCCCTCAAAACCTGCAG TTGTTCTTTGAagatgaggagatggaggtctTGTACCAGGTGGTACCAGACATGTCTCTTTTGAAAGTGTTGCAGCATAAAAG ATTTTTTGTAAAAGCCGGCTCCCCCAGCTTTATTGTATTGGTCCAAGGATCGCCCTTCTCCAAAAAGTATTTatcagagaagacactaaagcgTTGGTGA
- the dnai4 gene encoding dynein axonemal intermediate chain 4 isoform X2: MESLTEDIEDPASKRDIHITHLECHGKREEVKEEWSEDMLDDIVDCYITETDTITLLEMPGVSVSVDAEDADAVRERNRIYAELCQNRIGNDKYMDRSMQTFNGVSKTKKTQTDKVNMVDAASMATVWDLYDSFCGGDQEGTLPAEDPMVDKLGFPEAAMGAQGEPEKTPSLVNTCSFASTASSRMETEIFLVRVEDEPDPALILNSESFRHSLLVMERTVLANIYQPRLAAYRQLPALVPALELNDEPEQDGGVAKPKIKVPSGEERIESPLPPVLELLWGFSCDLTTGHEVSCMAWNKKCQDLLAVGYSHSKDSKEGLVCCWSLKNITWPECVFRSQSSVTALDFSASRPNLLAVGLQDGCIALYNLSSPEKSPGTSENVHKHVWPLQQLRWTYQEQGFSREEKQEVLISVSGDGLVSQWTQHKRLDCTDLMQLKRTAVEKKRVGEKERNQDIFISKLTPGLCFDFHPVESSLYLVGTEEGNIHACSSSNHEQYLETYQAHTQPVHRVTWSPFSTDVFLSCSSDWSIRLWRRGINKSVLDLTSTYSGVYDVAWSPRRATVFAAVKQGQVEVWDLGSSILDPLIVYSAQPGSNLTSVLFTANTDGLLVGDSTGMVSVYQLQNITMGEDTQEDTLEDIINSSLAKQL; this comes from the exons ATGGAGTCCCTAACTGAAGACATTGAGGATCCTGCCTCAAAAAGAGACATTCATATTACCCACTTAG AGTGCCACGGGAaaagggaggaggtgaaggaggagtgGAGCGAAGACATGCTGGACGACATTGTTGACTGCTACATCACGGAGACAGACACCATCACACTCTTGGAAATGCCTGGCGTCTCTGTGTCGGTGGATGCAGAGGATGCAGATGCTGTTAG AGAAAGAAACCGCATCTATGCTGAGCTCTGCCAGAACAGGATTGGCAATGATAAGTACATGGATCGGTCGATGCAGACGTTCAACGGAGTGTCTAAGACCAAGAAGACCCAGACTGACAAAGTCAACATGGTGGATGCAG CATCCATGGCAACCGTCTGGGACCTGTACGACTCCTTCTGCGGTGGTGATCAGGAGGGGACCCTGCCCGCTGAGGACCCCATGGTGGACAAGCTGGGCTTCCCAGAGGCTGCGATGGGGGCCCAGGGGGAACCAGAGAAGACCCCGTCACTGGTCAACACCTGCAGCTTTG cCAGCACGGCCAGCTCACggatggagacagagatatTCCTGGTGCGGGTGGAGGACGAGCCAGACCCGGCGCTAATCCTGAACTCTGAGAGCTTCCGGCACAGCCTGCTGGTCATGGAGAGGACCGTCCTGGCAAACATCTACCAGCCAAGGCTGGCCGCATACAGACAGCTACCTGCACTCGTACCTGCACTGGAACTGAATGATGAACCTG AACAAGACGGAGGTGTGGCAAAGCCCAAGATAAAGGTCCCTAGTGGGGAGGAGAGAATAGAGAGCCCCCTGCCTCCAGTGCTGGAGCTGCTCTGGGGCTTCAGCTGTGACCTCACCACCGGACACGAGGTCAGCTGCATGGCCTGGAACAAGAAGTGTCAG GACCTCCTGGCTGTGGGCTACAGTCACTCCAAAGACAGCAAGGAAGGGCTGGTGTGTTGCTGGTCCCTCAAAAACATCACA TGGCCCGAGTGTGTTTTCCGGAGCCAGAGCAGCGTGACTGCCCTGGACTTCTCGGCCAGTAGGCCCAACCTGCTGGCCGTGGGGCTGCAGGACGGCTGCATCGCCCTGTACAACCTCAGCAGCCCAGAGAAGAGCCCAGGCACAAG tgaaAACGTCCATAAGCACGTGTGGCCCCTGCAGCAGCTGCGCTGGACGTACCAGGAGCAGGGCTTCTCcagggaggagaagcaggaggtcCTCATCTCTGTGTCTGGGGACGGCCTGGTCAGCCAGTGGACCCAGCACAAAAGGCTTGATTGCACAG ACCTGATGCAGCTAAAGAGGACGGCTGTGGAGAAGAAGAGAgttggggagaaggagaggaaccaAGACATATTCATATCCAAACTCACTCCCGGACTTTGCTTTGACTTCCATCCTGTG GAATCCAGCCTCTACCTTGTGGGCACCGAGGAGGGCAACATCCATGCATGCTCAAGCTCCAACCACGAGCAGTATCTGGAGACCTACCAGGCACACACG CAACCCGTGCACCGAGTCACATGGTCCCCCTTCAGCACCGACGTCTTCCTCAGCTgctcttctgattggtccatcCGGCTGTGGAGGCGGGGCATTAACAAGTCGGTGCTggacctcacctccacctacaGCGGCGTCTACGACGTAGCGTGGTCGCCCAGGCGGGCCACCGTGTTTGCTGCCGTCAAGCAGGggcaggtggaggtgtgggACCTGGGATCCAGCAT CCTGGACCCCCTTATCGTGTACTCGGCTCAGCCAGGGTCCAATCTGACGTCCGTGCTGTTCACCGCCAACACCGATGGGCTCTTGGTGGGGGACAGCACCGGGATGGTCAGCGTGTACCAGCTGCAGAACATCACCATGGGAGAAGACACTCAG GAGGACACTTTGGAAGACATCATTAACTCTTCTCTGGCGAAGCAGCTGTGA